In Thioalkalivibrio sp. XN279, a single window of DNA contains:
- a CDS encoding MFS transporter: MTTRVRAPRREIFGWAMFDFANQAYTLLIITVVFGDLFTRVIVGGESGDYRLGNFLWSLALAVSYLMVVVCSPIAGAVMDYTASKKRFLFAAWLLTVFATAALYFVAPGYALLGVVLLIISNFAFSINEAFIASFLPDLGPPEDLGKISGFGWALGYVGGMVSAVFVLLVLGEVSLANFDRIRWVGPWAGFFVFAAALPTFIWLRERGTARVLPSGRSYLGIGLDRVRETLHSLGEHRDMALVLVSMFFSMSGIYIIITYAFIYGAQVIGWDQDIRTLMFIIVQLTAAAGAFGFGFVQDRLGARLTYQVTLVMWIAAIVLIYLTPWLADTLSRLLAREIEAQHVFLVVGSLAGLSLGACQSTTRTLVGLFSPLSRAGEYFGFWGLSLKLAGVFGLLSIGLLQALLGLKTAVLFCVLLFGAALVVSRGVDEARGRRVAASQAEG, from the coding sequence ATGACTACCCGCGTACGCGCACCGCGGCGGGAGATCTTCGGCTGGGCGATGTTCGACTTCGCCAACCAGGCCTATACGCTGCTGATCATCACGGTGGTGTTCGGCGACTTGTTCACCCGGGTCATCGTCGGCGGCGAGAGCGGCGACTACCGGCTGGGCAACTTCCTGTGGAGCCTGGCGCTGGCCGTCAGCTACCTCATGGTGGTGGTGTGCTCGCCGATCGCCGGCGCGGTGATGGACTACACGGCGTCCAAGAAGCGGTTCCTCTTCGCCGCCTGGCTGCTGACGGTCTTCGCCACCGCCGCGCTGTATTTCGTGGCGCCGGGCTACGCCCTGCTCGGCGTAGTGCTGCTGATCATTTCCAACTTCGCCTTCTCCATCAACGAGGCCTTCATCGCCAGCTTCCTGCCGGACCTCGGCCCGCCGGAAGACCTCGGCAAGATCTCCGGCTTCGGCTGGGCGCTGGGTTACGTCGGCGGCATGGTCTCGGCCGTGTTCGTGCTGCTGGTGCTCGGCGAGGTCAGCCTGGCGAACTTCGACCGTATCCGCTGGGTCGGCCCCTGGGCCGGCTTCTTCGTCTTCGCCGCCGCCCTGCCCACCTTCATCTGGCTGCGCGAGCGCGGCACAGCGCGGGTCCTACCGTCCGGCAGGAGCTACCTCGGCATCGGTCTCGACCGCGTGCGCGAGACGCTGCACAGCCTGGGTGAACACCGCGACATGGCGCTGGTGCTGGTGTCGATGTTCTTCTCCATGAGCGGGATCTACATCATCATCACCTATGCCTTCATCTACGGCGCCCAGGTGATCGGCTGGGACCAGGACATCCGCACCCTGATGTTCATCATCGTCCAGTTGACCGCGGCCGCCGGCGCGTTCGGTTTCGGTTTCGTGCAGGACCGGCTGGGGGCGCGCCTCACCTACCAGGTCACGCTGGTGATGTGGATCGCCGCCATCGTCCTCATCTATCTCACCCCGTGGCTCGCCGATACGCTCTCGCGCTTGCTGGCGCGCGAGATCGAGGCGCAGCACGTCTTCCTCGTGGTCGGCAGCCTCGCCGGGCTCAGCCTCGGCGCCTGCCAGTCCACCACCCGCACGCTGGTCGGCCTGTTCTCGCCCCTGTCCCGCGCCGGTGAGTATTTCGGCTTCTGGGGCCTGTCCCTGAAGCTGGCCGGGGTCTTCGGCCTGCTCTCCATCGGGCTGCTGCAGGCCCTGCTGGGATTGAAGACCGCCGTGCTGTTCTGCGTCCTGTTGTTCGGCGCTGCCCTGGTCGTCAGCCGCGGCGTGGACGAGGCGCGCGGGCGCCGGGTCGCGGCAAGCCAAGCGGAGGGCTGA
- the icd gene encoding NADP-dependent isocitrate dehydrogenase — MSVAKIVVPEGGAKISIDNGVLQVPDNPIIPFIEGDGTGPDIWRATVRVLDAAVEKAYGGKKHIYWMEVFAGQKSNDLFNSWLPDETVQACREYLVSIKGPLTTPIGGGIRSLNVALRQLLDLYVCLRPVRWFKGVPSPVKKPEDVDMVIFRENTEDIYAGIEFEQGSPANKRFLALFEEHFPEEFRKIRFPDSSGIGIKPVSREGTERLVRAAIQYAIDNRRKSVTFVHKGNIMKFTEGAFRKWGYALAEREFPDHTYTWDQWERTRDEEGEAAANTEQREALAAGKVLIKDAIADITLQQVLTRPSEFDVIATLNLNGDYLSDALAAQVGGIGIAPGGNINSVTGHAVFEATHGTAPKYANLDKVNPGSLILSGEMMLRHLGWLEAADLIIGAMDKTIGSKTVTYDFARLMDGANEVKCSEFADALIGNLG; from the coding sequence ATGTCAGTAGCAAAGATCGTCGTCCCCGAGGGCGGCGCCAAGATCAGCATCGACAACGGCGTCCTGCAGGTGCCGGACAACCCGATCATCCCGTTCATAGAGGGTGACGGCACGGGCCCGGACATCTGGCGCGCCACGGTCCGCGTCCTCGACGCCGCGGTCGAGAAGGCCTACGGCGGCAAGAAGCACATCTACTGGATGGAGGTCTTCGCCGGCCAGAAGTCGAACGACCTGTTCAACTCCTGGCTGCCGGACGAGACCGTGCAGGCCTGCCGCGAGTACCTGGTCTCGATCAAGGGCCCGCTGACCACGCCGATCGGCGGCGGCATCCGCAGCCTGAACGTGGCGCTGCGGCAGCTGCTCGACCTCTACGTCTGCCTGCGGCCGGTGCGCTGGTTCAAGGGCGTGCCCTCGCCGGTGAAAAAGCCGGAAGACGTCGACATGGTCATCTTCCGCGAGAACACCGAGGACATCTACGCCGGGATCGAGTTCGAGCAGGGCTCGCCCGCCAACAAGCGCTTCCTGGCCCTGTTCGAAGAGCACTTCCCGGAGGAGTTCCGCAAGATCCGCTTCCCGGACAGCAGCGGCATCGGCATCAAGCCCGTGTCCCGCGAGGGCACGGAGCGGCTGGTGCGCGCCGCGATCCAGTACGCCATCGACAACCGCCGCAAGAGCGTGACCTTCGTGCACAAGGGCAACATCATGAAGTTCACGGAGGGCGCGTTCCGCAAGTGGGGCTACGCCCTCGCGGAACGGGAGTTCCCGGACCACACCTACACCTGGGACCAGTGGGAGCGCACCCGCGACGAGGAAGGCGAAGCCGCAGCGAATACGGAGCAGAGGGAAGCGCTGGCCGCGGGCAAGGTCCTCATCAAGGACGCCATCGCCGACATCACGCTGCAACAGGTGCTGACGCGGCCCTCTGAATTCGACGTCATCGCCACGCTGAACCTGAACGGCGACTACCTTTCCGACGCGCTGGCGGCCCAGGTGGGCGGCATCGGCATTGCACCGGGCGGCAACATCAACTCGGTCACCGGCCACGCGGTGTTCGAGGCCACGCACGGGACCGCGCCGAAGTACGCCAACCTCGACAAGGTCAACCCGGGCAGCCTCATCCTGTCCGGCGAGATGATGCTCAGGCACCTCGGCTGGCTCGAGGCCGCGGACCTGATCATCGGCGCCATGGACAAGACCATCGGCAGCAAGACCGTGACCTACGACTTCGCCCGCCTCATGGACGGCGCCAACGAGGTGAAGTGCAGCGAGTTTGCCGACGCGCTGATCGGCAACCTCGGCTGA
- the aceK gene encoding bifunctional isocitrate dehydrogenase kinase/phosphatase → MALARDSARAIFDAFGDYNAEFRAVTRRARLRFETRDWVGGRNDARERIDLYDRYVADTTAMLRTRLGERATDRDLWVLTKQCFEDEISDFIDLEFEKTFFSSITRRLFATVGVDPEVEFVALDLDPMSKIRPPQQLNVYEFDGRAEVMIEEILEDHTFESPWLDFKGSVDFVAAELARAWEPLGGLERLERVEFMRPIFYQNTRAYIVGRALGSAQPQPLVIALKNTEDGVAVDALLTSVRDTSILFGFTRSYFHADLETVHDAVVFLRTILPRKPLAELFTVLGRARQGKTETYRTLFRHLQNSRDQFVEAPGDRGMVMAVFTLPSYDVVFKIIRDRFAYPKTVVRRDVLDKYYLVFRHDRAGRLVDAQEFKKLRFPRTRFDPALLEHLLESCSQTVSVEGEDVVVAHCYVERRLRPLNLYLAEASPLAARHAVLDYGQSIRDLAATNIFPGDLLLKNFGVTRNGRVIFYDYDELCLVTECNFRKLPRARSLEEEMQSEAWFFVDEDDVFPEQFINFLGLEPEQLEIFLEHHGELLTPEFWRDLKRRHEAGEVLEILPYRPSLSATASAA, encoded by the coding sequence ATGGCCCTGGCGCGCGACAGCGCCAGGGCCATTTTCGATGCCTTCGGCGACTACAACGCCGAGTTTCGCGCCGTCACCCGCCGCGCGCGCCTGCGCTTCGAGACCCGCGACTGGGTGGGCGGGCGCAATGACGCCCGCGAACGCATCGACCTCTACGACCGCTACGTCGCCGACACCACCGCCATGCTGCGCACGCGCCTCGGCGAGCGCGCCACCGACCGCGACCTCTGGGTGCTGACCAAGCAGTGCTTCGAGGACGAGATCAGCGACTTCATCGACCTGGAGTTCGAGAAAACGTTCTTCAGCTCGATCACGCGGCGCCTGTTCGCCACCGTGGGCGTCGACCCTGAGGTCGAGTTCGTCGCCCTAGACCTCGACCCGATGTCGAAGATCCGCCCGCCGCAGCAACTCAATGTCTACGAGTTCGACGGCCGCGCCGAGGTGATGATTGAGGAGATCCTCGAGGACCACACCTTCGAATCGCCCTGGCTCGACTTCAAGGGCAGCGTTGACTTCGTCGCCGCCGAGCTGGCGCGCGCCTGGGAGCCGCTGGGCGGCCTGGAGCGCCTGGAGCGTGTCGAGTTCATGCGTCCGATCTTCTACCAGAACACGCGTGCCTACATCGTCGGCCGCGCGCTGGGTTCCGCCCAGCCGCAGCCACTGGTCATCGCGCTGAAGAACACGGAGGACGGCGTGGCGGTAGACGCCCTGCTGACCTCGGTCCGCGATACCAGCATCCTGTTCGGCTTCACGCGCAGTTATTTCCACGCCGACCTCGAGACGGTGCACGATGCCGTGGTGTTCCTGCGCACCATCCTGCCGCGCAAGCCGCTGGCCGAGCTGTTCACCGTGCTGGGCCGCGCGCGGCAGGGCAAGACCGAGACATACCGCACGCTGTTCCGGCACCTGCAGAACTCGCGCGACCAGTTCGTCGAGGCGCCCGGCGACCGCGGCATGGTGATGGCCGTGTTCACGCTCCCGTCCTACGACGTGGTGTTCAAGATCATCCGCGACCGCTTCGCCTATCCCAAGACCGTGGTGCGGCGCGACGTGCTGGACAAGTACTACCTGGTGTTCCGCCACGACCGCGCCGGCCGGCTGGTGGACGCACAGGAGTTCAAGAAGCTGCGTTTCCCGCGCACGCGCTTCGATCCCGCGCTGCTGGAACACCTGCTCGAGTCCTGCTCGCAGACGGTCTCGGTCGAGGGCGAGGACGTGGTGGTGGCGCACTGCTACGTCGAGCGCCGGCTCAGGCCGCTCAACCTGTACCTCGCCGAGGCATCCCCGCTCGCCGCACGGCACGCGGTGCTGGACTACGGCCAGTCCATCCGCGACCTCGCCGCGACCAACATTTTCCCCGGCGACCTGCTGCTGAAGAATTTCGGCGTGACGCGCAACGGCCGCGTCATCTTTTACGACTACGACGAGCTCTGCCTGGTGACCGAGTGCAACTTCCGCAAGCTGCCGCGGGCGCGCTCTCTCGAGGAAGAGATGCAGTCCGAGGCCTGGTTCTTCGTCGACGAGGACGACGTCTTCCCGGAGCAGTTCATCAACTTCCTCGGGCTGGAGCCCGAACAGCTGGAGATTTTCCTCGAGCACCATGGCGAGCTGCTGACCCCGGAGTTCTGGCGCGATCTCAAGCGCCGCCACGAGGCAGGTGAAGTGCTCGAGATCCTCCCTTACCGGCCCAGCCTCTCCGCTACGGCCAGTGCGGCCTGA
- a CDS encoding DUF1461 domain-containing protein: protein MRPEPRRRPGAAHLWLLLPAAALASLWLAWRCLAMVDFLYPVFYEALDIHGHIQEFGPQNRYKSGFELTTPEERFRLFGAVVDAIHADGAGLAELTYHAPDGRTVDRMFRAPEVGHLQDVAHLVGRIAPVGWLAVAWVGLHLGLIRLRRWRVPPLRRLLGASLLATAAGTVAVFLVGPRKLFQWFHEVAFPPDHPWFFYYQDSLMSTFMKAPDLFGAIAVALVVLALFFYALLLWGARRLASQPA from the coding sequence GTGCGGCCTGAGCCTCGTCGGCGCCCGGGCGCAGCCCATCTCTGGCTGCTGCTGCCGGCAGCGGCGCTCGCCTCCCTGTGGCTGGCGTGGCGCTGCCTGGCGATGGTCGACTTCCTCTACCCGGTGTTCTACGAGGCGTTGGACATCCACGGCCACATCCAGGAGTTCGGCCCGCAGAACCGCTACAAGTCGGGTTTCGAGCTCACCACGCCCGAGGAGCGCTTCCGCCTCTTCGGCGCGGTCGTCGACGCCATCCATGCTGATGGCGCGGGGCTGGCGGAACTCACCTACCACGCGCCGGACGGTCGCACCGTCGACCGCATGTTCCGCGCGCCGGAGGTGGGCCACCTGCAGGACGTCGCCCACCTGGTCGGGCGCATCGCACCGGTCGGCTGGCTGGCGGTGGCGTGGGTCGGGTTGCACCTGGGGTTGATCCGGCTGCGGCGCTGGCGCGTGCCGCCGCTACGCAGACTGCTCGGCGCCAGCCTGCTCGCGACGGCGGCCGGCACGGTGGCGGTGTTCCTGGTGGGACCGAGAAAACTGTTCCAGTGGTTCCACGAGGTCGCCTTCCCGCCGGACCATCCGTGGTTTTTCTATTACCAGGACTCGCTGATGTCGACCTTCATGAAGGCGCCCGACCTGTTCGGCGCCATTGCCGTGGCGCTGGTCGTGCTGGCGCTGTTCTTCTACGCGCTCCTGCTGTGGGGCGCCCGCCGCCTGGCGTCTCAGCCCGCGTAG
- a CDS encoding M17 family metallopeptidase produces MPANDFYTDQGAGACAIHLVDSAGLAALLGKMTDAHRSWVRNTGWEAKPGTVLCLPGVDGSVAAVLAGTGGTEPFWSLAALPGQLPAGSYAFADETGAEESHRRAVAWGLGQYAFSRRTEDKPATLRKLAWPQHVDTAAVISAVESDRLVRDLVNTPAADMGPAELSRAAAELAAAAGAEFREIVGDALLTEGFPAIHAVGRASSRPPRLLDLRWGEPGRPRVTLVGKGVCFDTGGLNLKAAGGMRNMKKDMGGAAHVLGLARMIMDAGLPVHLRVLIPAVENSVSGNAYRPGDVVATRAGLTVEIGNTDAEGRVVLADALALADEEAPELLLDFATLTGAARVALGPDLPALFATDESLGQAWAKAGLAEGDPLWPMPLWAPYAANLGGGVADLNNVTTDGFAGAIYGGLFLQRFVRQAQSWAHVDTFAWNPRNRPGRPEGGMSQGVRAAFALLAARYAG; encoded by the coding sequence ATGCCCGCAAACGATTTCTACACCGATCAAGGCGCTGGCGCCTGCGCCATCCACCTGGTGGACAGCGCCGGGCTCGCTGCACTGCTGGGCAAGATGACCGATGCGCACCGCAGCTGGGTGCGCAACACCGGCTGGGAGGCCAAGCCCGGCACCGTGCTGTGCCTGCCGGGTGTAGACGGCAGCGTGGCAGCGGTGCTGGCCGGAACGGGCGGTACGGAGCCGTTCTGGTCGCTCGCAGCCCTGCCCGGCCAGCTTCCGGCCGGCAGCTACGCATTTGCGGACGAGACAGGCGCGGAGGAAAGTCACCGCCGCGCGGTGGCCTGGGGCCTGGGGCAATATGCTTTTTCGCGTCGCACGGAAGACAAGCCGGCGACCCTGCGCAAGCTGGCCTGGCCGCAGCACGTCGACACGGCGGCCGTGATCTCCGCCGTCGAGTCCGACCGCCTGGTGCGCGACCTCGTGAACACGCCGGCAGCGGACATGGGCCCGGCCGAGCTGTCACGCGCGGCGGCGGAACTCGCCGCGGCTGCGGGTGCCGAGTTCCGGGAAATCGTCGGCGACGCCCTGCTCACCGAGGGCTTCCCGGCCATCCACGCGGTCGGGCGCGCCAGCTCGCGGCCGCCGCGGCTGCTGGACTTGCGCTGGGGCGAGCCCGGCCGACCGCGGGTGACGCTGGTGGGGAAGGGCGTATGTTTCGACACCGGCGGCCTGAACCTGAAGGCGGCCGGCGGGATGCGCAACATGAAGAAGGACATGGGTGGCGCGGCGCACGTGCTCGGCCTGGCCCGCATGATCATGGACGCGGGGTTGCCGGTGCACCTGCGGGTGCTCATTCCGGCCGTGGAGAACAGCGTCTCCGGCAACGCCTATCGTCCCGGTGACGTGGTGGCCACGCGCGCCGGCCTGACGGTGGAGATCGGCAACACGGATGCCGAGGGCCGGGTCGTGCTGGCCGATGCCCTGGCGCTGGCCGACGAGGAAGCGCCGGAACTCCTGCTCGATTTCGCCACGCTCACCGGCGCTGCGCGCGTGGCGCTCGGCCCCGACCTGCCGGCGCTGTTCGCCACCGACGAGTCGCTCGGCCAGGCCTGGGCCAAGGCAGGGCTGGCCGAGGGTGACCCGCTGTGGCCGATGCCCCTTTGGGCTCCCTACGCGGCCAATCTCGGCGGCGGCGTCGCCGACCTGAACAACGTCACCACGGACGGCTTTGCCGGCGCGATCTACGGTGGCCTGTTCCTGCAGCGTTTCGTGCGCCAGGCGCAGTCATGGGCCCACGTCGACACGTTCGCCTGGAACCCGCGCAACCGCCCCGGCCGGCCCGAGGGCGGCATGAGCCAGGGCGTGCGGGCGGCGTTCGCGCTGCTTGCCGCGCGCTACGCGGGCTGA
- a CDS encoding porin, producing the protein MNKTLLAIAVGSTLLATSVASAAPTVYGRFNLALDSQKDEIGLDFGTEDSTIKLRDNNNSSRLGVKGKEELGMGDLKVFYQLEYGIDPDGSESNAFSKRNLFVGLEGGFGSVKAGFYDTIVKDIGGKVDQFNDTVGDLTRLMRGETRTSNLITYASPKFGGGFKFTATVQPGEGRTASDNVNDTEDGIADSFYTGLEYSAGAIYAAIAYADNEPGSMRFDGSSAAKDILRVVGKYSWDAFEVGGLYQTAEGVDQAGGLSGSNFQEDSWMISGAYKTGAWKLKAQLGETEGDFTGVTRMMVGIGADYKLSKAATTQLYYVTYEDQDRVVNGITDPSTDTFGVAFIYSF; encoded by the coding sequence GTGAACAAGACACTGCTCGCGATTGCCGTCGGCAGCACCCTGCTGGCCACCAGCGTCGCCTCGGCGGCCCCGACCGTCTACGGTCGTTTCAACCTTGCCCTCGACAGCCAGAAGGACGAGATCGGTCTCGACTTCGGCACCGAGGACAGCACCATCAAGTTGCGCGACAACAACAATTCCTCCCGCCTTGGCGTCAAGGGCAAGGAAGAGCTCGGCATGGGCGACCTGAAGGTCTTCTACCAGCTCGAGTACGGCATCGACCCGGACGGCAGCGAGTCGAATGCCTTCTCCAAGCGCAACCTGTTCGTGGGTCTCGAGGGCGGCTTCGGCTCGGTCAAGGCCGGCTTCTACGACACGATCGTCAAGGACATCGGCGGCAAGGTCGACCAGTTCAACGACACCGTCGGCGACCTCACGCGCCTGATGCGTGGTGAGACCCGCACCAGCAACCTGATCACCTACGCCTCGCCGAAGTTTGGTGGCGGCTTCAAGTTCACCGCCACGGTCCAGCCGGGCGAGGGCCGTACCGCCAGCGACAACGTCAACGATACCGAGGACGGTATTGCGGATAGCTTCTACACTGGCCTGGAGTACAGCGCCGGCGCGATCTACGCCGCTATCGCCTACGCCGACAACGAGCCGGGCAGCATGCGCTTCGACGGTTCTTCCGCGGCCAAGGACATCCTGCGCGTGGTCGGTAAGTACAGCTGGGACGCCTTCGAGGTCGGCGGCCTGTACCAGACGGCGGAAGGGGTCGACCAGGCCGGCGGCCTGAGCGGCAGCAACTTCCAGGAAGACAGCTGGATGATCTCCGGCGCCTACAAGACCGGCGCCTGGAAGCTCAAGGCCCAGCTCGGCGAGACCGAGGGCGACTTCACCGGCGTGACCCGCATGATGGTGGGCATCGGCGCCGACTACAAGCTGAGCAAGGCCGCCACCACGCAGCTGTACTACGTCACCTATGAGGACCAGGATCGCGTGGTCAACGGCATCACCGACCCGAGCACCGACACCTTCGGCGTGGCCTTCATCTACAGCTTCTAA
- a CDS encoding DUF2057 family protein, which yields MSKPVYLPLLVLAAAALAGCATAPVTLHDPEVPQAAVAAIVLPEQLEVATVNGREIEGASGMLTRGDKTLELAPGRYELVVFYRELWEWGDHHEVLRSDPALFVVDAGAGGRYRIDYERPADVEAARKLAADFTGWVENQATGERIAARESGLQFRRGLVPALTFDDTLVPAAERSADGQLVPPLPTGDAPRTVTGAASLPVPAAVPAYPATPGVAPAVAPAPEGSWLDLMKSFWSEASSEERRAFLRWLAEQR from the coding sequence ATGTCGAAGCCCGTCTACCTGCCCCTGCTCGTGTTGGCGGCCGCCGCGCTTGCGGGCTGCGCCACCGCACCGGTGACCCTGCACGACCCGGAAGTGCCGCAGGCAGCCGTGGCTGCGATCGTGTTACCCGAGCAGCTCGAAGTCGCGACCGTCAACGGGCGGGAGATCGAGGGCGCCAGCGGGATGCTGACCAGGGGTGACAAGACACTGGAACTCGCCCCGGGCCGTTACGAGCTGGTGGTGTTCTACCGCGAGCTGTGGGAGTGGGGCGACCACCACGAGGTCCTGCGCTCCGACCCGGCCCTTTTCGTCGTCGATGCTGGCGCAGGCGGCCGTTATCGTATCGACTATGAGCGGCCGGCCGACGTGGAGGCGGCACGGAAGCTGGCGGCGGATTTCACTGGCTGGGTGGAGAACCAGGCCACGGGCGAGCGCATTGCCGCGCGCGAGAGCGGCCTCCAGTTTCGTCGCGGCCTGGTCCCGGCGCTGACTTTCGACGACACCCTCGTGCCTGCTGCCGAGCGCAGCGCCGACGGGCAACTCGTGCCACCACTCCCGACGGGTGATGCGCCCAGGACGGTTACCGGTGCGGCGTCGTTGCCTGTGCCTGCGGCTGTGCCGGCGTACCCGGCCACTCCCGGGGTGGCGCCTGCAGTCGCGCCCGCGCCCGAGGGCAGCTGGCTGGACCTGATGAAGAGTTTCTGGAGCGAGGCCAGCAGCGAAGAGCGACGCGCCTTCCTGCGCTGGCTCGCCGAGCAGCGCTAG
- a CDS encoding energy-coupling factor ABC transporter permease — protein MHFELHLLPAAASPWLALMAAALVAMSLPGLKALRGHPERLHLVLGSAVALAVLWSVSARVDPGIAVHVLGTPLVALLLGWRLALVAAALAELALVVAGRSAPGAAPLGWMLSAALPAAVSWAVAWGARFRLPRNPFVFIFVCGFFGAGAAALATWLAATGLLGMTGQPLPGGPGASLWAFLPLVLFPEAFINGALASMFIVYRPEWVRLYDEMFYVRQRS, from the coding sequence ATGCATTTCGAGCTTCACCTGCTGCCGGCGGCGGCGTCACCCTGGCTGGCGCTGATGGCCGCCGCGTTGGTCGCCATGTCGCTGCCGGGCCTCAAGGCGCTGCGCGGTCATCCCGAGCGCCTGCATCTCGTGCTGGGCTCCGCCGTGGCCCTGGCCGTGCTGTGGAGCGTGAGCGCGCGGGTCGATCCGGGTATCGCGGTGCACGTGCTCGGTACGCCGCTGGTGGCGCTGTTGCTGGGCTGGCGCCTGGCCCTGGTGGCTGCTGCGCTGGCGGAGCTGGCGCTGGTGGTGGCGGGCAGGAGCGCGCCAGGTGCAGCGCCGCTGGGCTGGATGCTGAGCGCGGCGCTGCCGGCGGCGGTGAGCTGGGCCGTGGCCTGGGGCGCGCGCTTCCGGCTGCCGCGCAATCCCTTTGTCTTCATTTTCGTGTGCGGCTTTTTCGGCGCGGGCGCAGCAGCGCTGGCGACCTGGCTGGCTGCGACAGGGCTGCTCGGCATGACCGGGCAACCGCTGCCCGGCGGTCCGGGCGCGTCCCTGTGGGCCTTCCTGCCGCTGGTGCTGTTTCCCGAGGCCTTTATCAACGGCGCCCTGGCCAGCATGTTTATCGTCTACCGGCCCGAGTGGGTGCGGCTGTACGACGAAATGTTTTACGTGCGCCAGCGGTCATGA
- a CDS encoding OmpA family protein produces the protein MRNRIITLAALAALATAPGLASAANPPEGKRTTDIGIVVGGVLGAIVGGPPGAIAGMTLGGITAEREVEARRNGELEGQLTALAAEQRELSGERARLQARITELDRELGQERRMAAARPDVAALADGLAFSVGFRTNSAQPPDQAVDSLEALALLLSAVPSLEVRIDGYADPRGTEVLNRSLSEARATAIRDQLLAAGIPADRISIAGHGAPQLDPAAAPADPDGWALQRRADIRLEHKDERVVARP, from the coding sequence ATGAGAAACAGGATCATCACGCTGGCCGCGCTGGCGGCCCTGGCAACGGCGCCGGGACTGGCGTCGGCGGCGAACCCGCCTGAAGGCAAGCGCACGACGGACATCGGCATCGTGGTGGGCGGCGTGCTCGGCGCCATCGTCGGCGGGCCGCCCGGCGCGATCGCCGGGATGACGCTCGGCGGCATCACTGCCGAGCGCGAGGTCGAGGCGCGGCGCAACGGCGAGCTCGAGGGACAGTTGACTGCGCTGGCCGCGGAGCAGCGCGAGCTCTCCGGCGAACGCGCCCGGCTGCAGGCCCGCATCACGGAACTCGACCGCGAGCTGGGGCAGGAGCGCCGCATGGCGGCGGCCCGCCCCGACGTCGCCGCGCTGGCCGACGGCCTGGCGTTCAGCGTGGGCTTTCGCACCAACAGCGCACAGCCGCCGGACCAGGCAGTCGACAGCCTGGAGGCCCTGGCGCTGTTGTTGAGCGCCGTGCCCTCGCTCGAGGTGCGCATCGACGGCTACGCGGATCCGCGCGGCACCGAGGTCCTGAACCGTTCGCTGTCGGAGGCACGTGCCACGGCCATCCGCGACCAGCTGCTCGCGGCCGGCATCCCGGCGGACCGTATCAGCATCGCCGGTCACGGCGCGCCGCAGCTCGATCCCGCAGCGGCGCCGGCGGACCCGGACGGCTGGGCTTTGCAGCGGCGCGCGGACATCCGCCTGGAACACAAGGACGAGCGGGTGGTGGCCCGGCCCTGA